In the Arachis ipaensis cultivar K30076 chromosome B10, Araip1.1, whole genome shotgun sequence genome, one interval contains:
- the LOC110267631 gene encoding uncharacterized protein LOC110267631 isoform X1, giving the protein MDDYDAFWLFQSRETMLFNFFCDVSNNGTVLLEELISKSLCLKQSRLYSENAIEEGLVVDGNGVILVPNVSNYVLSQVILFLEKKRHFQEAVDAGATHYEGWPTTFFNQNSHILSDLQQAAQDLQIPSLMESIAANPEHGVGKTVGENLGRNQVREHKIKTSRLTQNLNVLS; this is encoded by the exons ATGGATGATTATGATGCGTTTTGGTTGTTTCAATCCAGGGAGACTATGTTGTTCAATTTTTTCTGTGATGTAAGCAACAACGGAACTGTATTACTAGAAGAACTAATTAGCAAATCTTTGTGCCTAAAGCAATCGAGACTCTACAGCGAAAATGCTATTGAAGAAGGGTTGGTGGTTGACGGAAATGGAGTGATCCTTGTGCCTAATGTCTCCAACTATGTCCTCTCTCAGGTTATCCTCTTCTTGGAGAAGAAACGCCATTTCCAGGAGGCCGTCGACGCAGGTGCCACCCACTACGAGGGCTGGCCCACCACCTTTTTCAACCAGAATAGCCACATTCTCTCTGATTTGCAACAG GCTGCGCAAGATCTTCAAATCCCAAGCTTGATGGAATCCATCGCAGCAAATCCAGAACATGGTGTTGGTAAAACCGTTGGAGAGAATTTagggaggaatcaagtgagagaacataagataaAGACATCACGTCTAACTCAAAATCTTAACGTGTTAAGTTAA
- the LOC110267631 gene encoding uncharacterized protein LOC110267631 isoform X2, whose translation MLFNFFCDVSNNGTVLLEELISKSLCLKQSRLYSENAIEEGLVVDGNGVILVPNVSNYVLSQVILFLEKKRHFQEAVDAGATHYEGWPTTFFNQNSHILSDLQQAAQDLQIPSLMESIAANPEHGVGKTVGENLGRNQVREHKIKTSRLTQNLNVLS comes from the exons ATGTTGTTCAATTTTTTCTGTGATGTAAGCAACAACGGAACTGTATTACTAGAAGAACTAATTAGCAAATCTTTGTGCCTAAAGCAATCGAGACTCTACAGCGAAAATGCTATTGAAGAAGGGTTGGTGGTTGACGGAAATGGAGTGATCCTTGTGCCTAATGTCTCCAACTATGTCCTCTCTCAGGTTATCCTCTTCTTGGAGAAGAAACGCCATTTCCAGGAGGCCGTCGACGCAGGTGCCACCCACTACGAGGGCTGGCCCACCACCTTTTTCAACCAGAATAGCCACATTCTCTCTGATTTGCAACAG GCTGCGCAAGATCTTCAAATCCCAAGCTTGATGGAATCCATCGCAGCAAATCCAGAACATGGTGTTGGTAAAACCGTTGGAGAGAATTTagggaggaatcaagtgagagaacataagataaAGACATCACGTCTAACTCAAAATCTTAACGTGTTAAGTTAA